The following DNA comes from Balaenoptera ricei isolate mBalRic1 chromosome 7, mBalRic1.hap2, whole genome shotgun sequence.
CAGCTACGTGGTGGTCAAGAAAGTGGATTGTGGAGCCAGGCTTCCTAGATTCACCATGTATGGCCTTGATAAGCCATAGTTTCATCTGCCTATTGGAGCTAATTATGATTTACTTGCAGGGCTGTGAGGACTAAACCAGATACTGCGTATCAAATGTCTCCCCTACGGCCTGGTTCATAGCACTTGATAAATGTTgactattatttatttaagatttattgagcatctgtcaTGTGCGGAGCCCTGCATTAAGATCATAGCACCTAAAAGGTGACTCTGTCCCTGGTCTTGAGCTCAAAGTGTAATAATCTTCAGACTTCTTTTTAGAGTCACACCTTGGGAGGGTTGCTACTAAATGGGAAagacaccaccccaccccacccttctccccaggGAATTCCTCTGGGTCCAAGCAGTGTGGGAGATGACCATGGTCCTTCACTGACCCCTTTGGCCCACAGTGGGTTCAGCTATGTGGACCTAGTGGAGGGGTTACATGATGGACAGTTCTACGCCCTGAAGCGAATCCTGTGTCATGAGCAGCAGGACCGGGAGGAGGCCCAACGAGAAGCAGACATGCATCGCCTCTTCCATCACCCCAGCATCCTTCACCTTGTGGCTTATTGTCTGAGGGAACGAGGCACTAAACATGAGGCCTGGCTGCTGCTACCCTTCTTCAAGGTCAGAAAGTCTCCGGGCTATGGAGGGGGTTGCAACAGAGCCACCTGCCAAGGGCTGTGTGAGCAGTCAAGCACGTTGGGAAGCAGAGACCATGTTCTAGTTTGACTACTTCAGATTTGGGGTTTAAGGAACCCAGATGGGGCTGTGGGGTGTGTGGTGAAATGGTTGATAGGCTTTGACATAGGGAAGGACTCAGGCTCAAGGAGCAGAGGCTAAAAAAACAGAAACCGTGGGGAAACTTGTTTTGCAGAGAGGTACGCTATGGGACGAGATAGAAAAGCTGAAGGACAAAGGCAACTTCTTGACTGAAGAGCAAATCCTTCGGCTGCTGCTGAGTATCTGCAGAGGCCTTGAGGCTATTCATGCCAAGGGTTATGCCCACAGGTCAGTGGGAGGCTCCTGTGTACCTGCTGGGCAGAAAGGAAGAGCCTCATCAAGAGAAATGAGAGGTCTCTGCGCTCCTCCCAAGGAACAGCCCCCATGATTCTTTTGCCACCCCTAGGATTCCAGCCTTCCTGTCCAAGGATGCTCATGGTTCATTTCCACTTTCCTGCAGGGACCTGAAACCCACCAATATCTTGCTTGGAGATGAGGGGCAGCCAGTTTTAATGGACTTGGGTTCCATGAGTCAAGCATGCATCCACGTGGAGAGCTCCCGCCAGGCTCTGGCCCTCCAGGTAAGAGTCTCTAGGTTCCTTTGCCCACCTGTTCCCCATCCTCAGCCCCTTCTGGTACATGCCCCAATTTGGTCACATGACCATGACCTGTGCCCCACTTTTGAGCTCTGGGGCCACTGTTCCAGGACTGGGCAGCCCAGCGGTGCACCATCTCCTACCGGGCCCCGGAGCTCTTTTCCGTGCAGAGCCACTGTGTCATCGATGAGCGGACTGATGTCTGGGTGAGGAGCATGTGGGTGGGAATCTGGGTGGGGAGGAGTGCTGCTCTGTACCTACTGTGGAGTAGAGGAACAGGTCTTTGGTTTCTCGCGCATGGGGCCCCAGGAACCATGTATGTCCTCATCCCCCCTCGACTTTCTTCCTGGAAACTGTCACTGACACTACTCAGTTGCTCAGGAAGTGGTATAATCCCGCCCTTTGAACAGGGTGAGTACAGCTAACTGTCAGGGCTGAAGGAAGTGCCTAAGCACAGGGTGCAGAGGCCTCCAGCTAACTCGCAGTTTCTCTGGGCCCTGGTGGTGTCATGTGACTGAAGTCTGCATATTGTAGTTTCCTTTCACTACAGAATTAAGCGGAGCGATATCATCTCCATTGGTCCCCTTCCAGGGAATAACCAAGTTATGCTTAGTCCCTAGGCTGTGTGCTATATGCCATGATGTTTGGGGAAGGCCCTTATGACATGGTGTTCCAGAAGGGTGACAGTGTGGCCCTTGCTGTGCAGAACCAACTAAGCATCCCGCAGAGCCCCAGGTGAGCAATGAAGGGGGCAGCAAGCAGTTCAGACTCCTCCCAGCCATTTGCGGGGCTGGAGCTGTAGCATAGGGGATGGCTGCTCTCATcaccctgccctcctccttcTACAGGCATTCTTCAGCCTTGCGGCAGCTGCTGACCTTAATGATGACTGTGGACCCCCAGCAGCGCCCTCACATTCCTTTCCTCCTGAGTCAGTTGGAGGCACTGCAGCCCCCGGCTCAGAGCCAGCACACTACCCAAATCTGAACAAACCAGTGGCCATGTTGAGAAGGTGGCCCCTGTGCCTTGGGAAGAAGCTCCCATTCCTTAGTGGAATCTCCATCCCTTCTAACCAGGACAGCTCTCTTGTAGTTAGGggcagctggggggtggggacagtCAGCTCAGTCTTCTGTCTCTGATTCTGCTCTCTTACGCCCAAGAGCAACAACTGGACTGGGGGCCTGACTGGGTAGcggtgggtgagggtggggaatGGGGAAAGGGGAACTGATAGAATCTGGTAAAGGCTCTGAGCAGGACTGCTGAGCTTACATCATGATCTGCCTCCAAATCTGGGAGCAGGAAAATGTATGAATAGAAGAATAAAGTGAAAGTAGCTTGGTGTGATCTTAGTTTCATTGTGCCTGGAGTGAGAGAAGAGGTGCAGGGGGCCAAAAGTCTGGTTGCCATTTCCAAGGGAGAGCCTGGAGAGAAGAGGGACTGGTGTTGCGTCAGGAATGGCGTGACTTCATCATTCCACGTACAGAGGCAGGTGTGTCTACCTTAGATCTGGCTGGTTGGTGGGGGGCAGTTCTTCTCCTAGCTTGTCTTATTCAAAAACTTCAAGATGCTCTGGTTTGAGCTGGCTTCTGTGCCAAGAACTGTGACCAGGGCCGCCTTAAGCACCCTCAACTCGCACTTTCATCTCTTCATTCCCAGGGCTGGGTAGCTTAGTCAGAGCAGCCCAGCTGGTTTTCCAGGCAAGGGCTTCTGGGTGGAGACACCTGAGGAGTCTCTGGGACAGCTACATAACTCGtctccagcctctgcctgggggaaggggagtggaGGTGGCAGCCATTTTGGCCCAGAATCTCTCCCAGATGGTTCTAGTTCACACATGGTTAATGATTAATGAGGCCAGTGTGGCGTGGCAGTATCCAGCTACCATTTCCTGCCTACGCTGCTGAGTAAACAGGGGCCCTGCCCTTGCTGGGCTTGAAACCTGTTCCCCCGGGAAGAGCACTGTGTCCCTGAATCACCAGGGAGGGGAGGCAAGGGCAGGGTTGGCATCTCCTCCTCCTGAGATTGAAGCTTCTTCCCCGCACTGTGCCCGCCCCCAACTGCTGACGTCAGTGTGGGTCCTGGGGTGCCTATTAGCAAAGTTGAAGTTTTCCCCAGGGCCCTGGCAGGAGGCTCCCACCAGCTAGCACAGAGGCTGAGGCCAGAAAGAAAGCACAAACAGAGGGGAAATGACCTGACTTTTAATGGCACAACCCTAGGCCCCAGCAAAGCAGCAAGACCAACAGTAAGCTTTGGAAAGCTGCTAGGAGGTGCAGTGACACAAACAACTCTAGGAGATCGCCCTtgttccctcccatcccccaagcTTATGACTAGGCTCCATGCCCAGGAACTCTGGGCCAGCTCAGCCCCACTCCCAAGCCCTCATAACGCACAGAGGTACCTGGGCCAAGCTTGCTTCCAGAGTCAGTGAATGCAGAGCAGCAGGAAGAATAGGGTAGCCGTCTAACTCTCAAATACAGAAACTGCTGGGCTTAAACTCCTACTTGGAAAGGAAGTGAAGCCTCAGATCCTTTAACAGCTCATGGCTGGACAGACAGGTCCAAGATTTGGTCCTCGTCTCCCCCCTATCCTGGGCACCTCTAGGATCATACACGGGGTCATGTTTCCTGGGCCTGGCAAGGAAGGTCTTTCTTTCCTAGCCTGAAGGTCTCACTTTCAGCCATGGAAGGGAAAAAGTCATGAGCAGCACATAGTGAGggcagcagcagaagcagcagcagcacaaAAGGGGAAGGCAGCAGAAGCTTAATCACTCACAGAGGGGACAAGAAACCGTGCAAGGAG
Coding sequences within:
- the STK16 gene encoding serine/threonine-protein kinase 16 isoform X1 — protein: MGHALCVCSRGTVIIDNKRYLFIQKLGEGGFSYVDLVEGLHDGQFYALKRILCHEQQDREEAQREADMHRLFHHPSILHLVAYCLRERGTKHEAWLLLPFFKRGTLWDEIEKLKDKGNFLTEEQILRLLLSICRGLEAIHAKGYAHRDLKPTNILLGDEGQPVLMDLGSMSQACIHVESSRQALALQDWAAQRCTISYRAPELFSVQSHCVIDERTDVWSLGCVLYAMMFGEGPYDMVFQKGDSVALAVQNQLSIPQSPRHSSALRQLLTLMMTVDPQQRPHIPFLLSQLEALQPPAQSQHTTQI
- the STK16 gene encoding serine/threonine-protein kinase 16 isoform X2 gives rise to the protein MGHALCVCSRGTVIIDNKRYLFIQKLGEGGFSYVDLVEGLHDGQFYALKRILCHEQQDREEAQREADMHRLFHHPSILHLVAYCLRERGTKHEAWLLLPFFKRGTLWDEIEKLKDKGNFLTEEQILRLLLSICRGLEAIHAKGYAHRDLKPTNILLGDEGQPVLMDLGSMSQACIHVESSRQALALQSLGCVLYAMMFGEGPYDMVFQKGDSVALAVQNQLSIPQSPRHSSALRQLLTLMMTVDPQQRPHIPFLLSQLEALQPPAQSQHTTQI